The window TGAAGCCAAGATTAGCCTAATCTATTGACCATACAAGATTTAAATCCAGAGAATATTTTCTCTGGATTTTTTGATCTAAAACAATAAATCATAATTATTTTGATGTTTTTTATGAACATTTATCAATTTTAACAGAAAAAAACCAACAACACACTACTATTTAAGTATATTTACACCAATTACTAATAATCAATACATCTATTATGAAAAGAAAACTACAATCTGTTTTTTTGATGGCTTCAATTGCAATGTCCTTTAATCAAATAAAAGCACAAGAATATCAAGCAATACCTATACAAAGTGGATTTAATGCTGATGTGATTGCAAATGGTGTGGGAACCGCTTTAAGCTCTACCAACAACGACGTAGATGGTGTAAGCTATGCGTTTGTATCAAGAGATTTTCAATTAACATCAACAGGTACAGCACTTACATACGGTTTACCCATCAATAGAATCATCAACACTGCTGTAGCTTCTACTAATGGATTAAGTTATCAACTGGCTGATTACAGCGGAAATAATTCTCTTCGCCTTACCAGCACAACAACTTCCGGAACCCTTACTTTTGCAACTCCTACGCCCGCAATTAATTTATATATGCTTGCAACCGGAGGAAGTGGAGCAACAACTGTAGACGCGGTGGTTAATTTTTCAGATACTACAACCCAAGCATTTACCGGAATAAGTATTTCAGATTGGTATAGTGGAAGTAATTACGCAATACAAGGGATAGGGCGTATTAACCTCAACAACAACAATCTAGAATCAGGAAATGGAACCAATCCCAGATTATATCAAATTCCTTTAGCAATCAGCACAGCAAACCAATCAAAAAATATTACAAGTGTAACGATAACAAAAATGGGTACAGGAGGATTGCCAAATATTTTTGCTTTTTCGGCAGATGTATACAATTCTTGTCAACCGCCTACAAATATAACTTCTGTAACAACTCCTACCAGTGCCACATTGAGTTGGGTAGCGCCATCAAGTGCTCCTTCATCAGGATATGAGTATTACTACTCTACTTCTCCAACGGCACCTACCGCTACGACACCCCCTACTGGTTCTGTAGCTGCAGGAGTAACCTCAGCTCTTTTAAACAGCTTAACAACAGGACAAACATATTATTTCTGGGTAAGATCCAACTGTGGTTCTGCAAAAGGATTCTGGAAAATGAAAGAATTTATTCCCGGACAAGTTTCTGCTACGTTTACATCTAACGACATCAACACCGCATTTGTAAGTAACGAACCCACAGTATCTTCTACATCAAGTTGCTCTGGAACATTATCTTTAACGATTCCTAGTGGTTATAAAATTGCTTCCACAAAAGTTAATTACACAATGACCGCTCAAGCAGGTGCTTATATGTCTGAGCAAAAAAGTTTATTGATATGCACTACAAACAATAGTACAGAATCTACAATATCATCTGCTTCAGGTTCATCGGGAGGCACTTTCACTTACGAAAGAACAGGTCTGAATTTAGCCAATAATCTTGTAGGAACAGTAGATTTCCAATTACACGCATGGAGAACTTGGGGTAATGAAGGTTTAGGATGTGATGCCTCTTATAATAAAGTTAATAATGGTACTTGGACTGTAACAGTTACTTTAGCACCTCTTAATCTATCAATAAATGAAGCAAAAGCAGAAAAGAAGAATCTAATCTCACCCAATCCTTTCAGCCAAGCTATCAACATTAAAAACTCTGAAAAGGTGAAACAAGTTGTTGTAACAGATGTTTCTGGAAGAAATATAAAATCTATCAACAATCCATCATCTTCAATTTATTTAGGAGATTTAAAATCAGGACTTTATATTTTAAATATGACAATGACAGATGGCACAGTCGAAAATGTGAAAATCATTAAAAAATAACATTTAACATTCATTAAAAAAGGCTGTACATTTTATGATGTACAGCCTTTTATTATTAAAATAGTATTTAAACTTGTTCTCCGTTTACGAAAACTTCGAACTTGACTTCTACATTCGGTTCTAAAGTTTTTGAAACTGAACAGTATTTTTCGAACGATAATTCTGATGCTTTCAGAGCTTTTTTAGGATCGATATTTCCTTCCAAAAAAAACTTTACCGTAATTGATTTGAATGGTTTTGCATCGTCTACAGGAATTCTTTCGCCTTCTACTTCAGCTTTGAAGCCCGTAATTTCCTGTCTCTGTTTCTTCAAAATAGAAACTACATCAATTCCGCTGCAACCTGCAACTGCCATTAAGACACTTTCCATTGGTGAAACACCTTTTGCACCTGGTTGAGAGGTATTATCTAATAAAATTGAATTTCCCTGAGCATTGGTACATTCAAATAAAAAATCGTCGTTAATTCGGTTAAGTGTTATTTTCATTATTGCTTCTTTTATTGATTTACAAAATTATAAAATCTTCCGTTAAAGAGTTAGCGAATCGAATTGTTTATTCTTTAGGGATTTTATCTTTTTTTACGAAAATTGTATAATTACAATCTTGATCTCTAGCTAAATTTTGAACTCTAATTTTGTTCTCATCAATGCCATTTCTAAAAGCAAGCTCATTGCTTTCCCAGTTATTAAAAAAAACAGGCTCACGAAGTATAAAATTGGGATTATTTTCAAGTTCGTTATAGACATCAAAATCCACACAAATAGTACCATTTTGTATTTTATTTTCGTCCAATTCAGTTTTAATCTGTTTAAAAACCTCATTATTAAAATCGTTTGCATATATCCAAGAATTTTTGATTCCTAAATTTGCTATCACAAGGATAAATGCAGCGATTGAAAATATCATTACTGTAATATTCTTTTTAAGAACACTTTTTCTGGCGATGTAAATGGCAAAACAGATTATTGATAATGTAGAAAACAATCGCACCGCTCCTAGATTACGATTTTCAAATCCAAATAAGCTCGGCTTATAGGTTGAAAAAATAAAAATCCCAAAGCTAATAATGAAACCTAAAAATGATACAACAGCAACCTTTTTCACCTTTTTAGAATGGGAATTAAAATCAAAATATGTTAAAATTTTAAATACACCAAATGATGTTAGCAAAGCCATCATCCATTCAAACAGATTAATTTTCCAAAGATTAGCAATGCTTTTAAAAACTGCTACAAAATAGTCTCTGAAAATAATTTTTAAAGACCACAAAAAGACTTTAAAATTCCTATCCATATTAAACACATTAGAAAAAGAATCTCTTTGGTAGGAGTTTACTAAAAAGTAAGATTGTATACATTTCCTATACAAAAATATTAAGCCTAAAGTGAAAACTGCATAAAATATTTTATTCTTATTTCCTTTAATTAACAAGATATTGATAATAATTCCTATAAAAAAAATCTCATAGGAAAGGATGGATAATATAAACAAAAAAGTGCTTGCAACTAAATTCTTCTTAACCGCAATAAAATATATACTTAAAGCATAAAATATTGTAGCCAAATTAGAATTCAACATAATTGGAGAAAACTGTATGGAGGTTCCAATCAATGAAACTGAATAAAATAGTATTACTAAACAGGCTATCTCTTTTGGTAAAATTTTGTTTAAGACAAAATAAATAGTTAATATCGACAAAGGAAAAAACACTAACCCTGAGAAATATATCGAATCATTACTTTTAGAAAGAAAAACAATGGTTCCAGTTATAAAACCCGATACCGGTCTTGCAGACATTGTAGAGGAATCTACAAAGGAAACAATATATTCAAAAAAATTTTGATTTATATTTTTCCCAGAATAAATCATTATCAAATCATCGGCTAATACTACATCTAAGCTAAAAATGGTGTATAAAATATAGAATATATAAAAAAATATAAGTAGAAATAAGAAAATAAAACTTTTCTCGTATTTTTCATTTGTTGTTTTCAATTTGTATTCAGTTTATTATTTTTACAAAATCCCTCTTGCTTTTATCTCAAGATATTTATTAATGACATCGACATATGATTTTCAATTCACTTTTTTAATCATATTTAAAAAGATGTTTTTATCTGTGTAAAAGATTTTTATTCACATTGTATTTGCATCCAGTTAATAGTATTAAACTCATTATTTTTAAATCTTGAAAACTTACTTTTATTAAAAATTAGTTCTATACTTTTATTTTCTTCATTATAATAAATCAACCAAGGTGTTACAATTTTACTTAAGTAAGCTAAAACTTCATTTATCAAATTTACCTTTTCAGAATAAAGTAAAATTTCAAATTCAAGTTTAAATGAATTTTCAAGTTTATAATATTTTTCAATAGAAATTAAATTACAGTTTTGCCCAGAATTCAGAATTATTCCGCTCAGTTTTTCAGCTTTAATTTCAGTATACTGATTTTCAGTAATTATTGTAAGATAAATCTTGTTCATTAGATTTTAATTTAAAAATTTAGATACACTGTCCAACACATCTATAAACAATTTATCAATATGCAATTACAAAATTCCTCTTGCTTTTATCTCGAGATATTTATTAATGACATCGACATTCAGGTTTTCTGGAAGTGTATACACAGAATAAATTCCGTATTTTCTTAATTCCTGAATGATGAGTTTTTTTTCAAATTCAAATTTTTCGGCAATGATTTCGTCATAAATCCCCTGCATACTTTCAGGATGGGTATGAATTAATTTTTGAATTTCAGTATTTTTAAAGAAAACTACGACCAGCAAATGATTTTTGGCAATTCCTCTAAGGTATTTCATCTGCCTGTTTAGACCATCCAAAGTTTCAAAATTAGTAAAAAGTAAAACCAAACTTCTCTGATTAATTGAGTATTTTACATCCTGATACAATCTGTTGAAATCGCTTTCAAAAAAATCGGTTTTTATATTGTAAAGAGCTTCTGAAATTTTTCTTAACTGACCAGATTTATTTTCGGCAGCAACTTTATTTTCGGCTTTCTTAGAAAAAGTCATCATTCCCGCACGGTCGCCTTTTTTCAAAATAATATGAGAAAGTGCCATCGTTGCATTGATCGAATAATCAAGTAGACTTAAGCCATTAAAAGGCATTTTCATCGTTCTTCCTTTATCTATCAACATAAAAATACGTTGCGATTTTTCGTCCTGAAACTGATTTACCATCAAACGATTGGTCTTTGAGGTTGCTTTCCAGTTAATCGTTCTTACATCATCTCCGGGAACATATTCTTTGATCTGCTCAAATTCCATCGTGTGTCCCAGTTTTCTGATTTTCTTGATTCCACCTAATAGAAATTCGTTCTGAAGCGCCATCAACTCATATTTTCTTAAATGAATAAATGACGGATAAGAAGCTAAGGAAGTATCTTTCTGAAATACAAATCTTTTTGAAATGAAACCAATCGGTGACGAAGCATAAACATTTAAAGCTCCGAAATTATATTCCCCACGTTCTTTTGGTTCTAAAAAATATTGAAATAATATATTTTTTCCTGACTGAATTTCCTTTCTTATCAAAAAATCTCTCTTCTGAAATTGAAAAGGAATTTCATCAATCACCTTTACATTAATTTTAAAACTGTAATTATTTTTAATATCAATTTTTACAGCGTTTTCGTCACCATTTGACAGTTTTTCAGGTAAAACTCTTTGTGCTAAAACAGCATCTTTTTGTCTGAAAACAAGCAAATAATCAACAAAAGCCGTAAGGAAAATCAGTAACAAAAGTCCATGACCCAAAATCATAAAAAACGGAAAGAAAAATGCCAAAACATAGAGCATTCCTACACAGATGAGTGCGAAAAAAAAGCGGGTATTGATGTATAGGTTTTTCAAGGTTGCAGATTTAGGTTTTAGGTTGCGGGTATTAGGTTTTAGGTTGCAATTAAATGAGTGTTTAGAGGTTTTAGTTATTTTAATGAATTGATGAGCCCGTTTAGCATTTTTGAAATTTCAATAATGTCCTGATTTAATTTTAAATAATGTTCTTCGTTTAAAAATTTAAGATTTTGGGCAATAATTAATTGTGTTTCAACTTCTGCAGAACTTCCTCTTGATATTTTTAGAAATTGTAAATAATCAGCAACGCTTCTTCGTGAGTTTCCTTCGGCAATATTTGAAGGAATTGAAATTGAAGCTCTTCTGATTTGAGACGTCAATCCGTACATTTCACTTTTAGGAAAACCATTTGTCAATTCATAAATTTCTGTTACAAAATTTATCGATTTTTGCCAAACTAAAAGCTCTTTAAAATTTGCCATACTTAATAATTTAAAACTCGAATTATTACCTATTACCTAAAGCCTTCTACCTGTAACCTACCTCGGAATCTCTATTCCCTCTAAAATTTGTCTGATGATTTCATCAGCAGTTAAGCCTTCCATTTCTCTTTCTGGCGAAACAATTACTCTGTGTCTTAATACTGCATAACTCGCTTCTTTTATATCTTCAGGTGTTACAAAATCTCTGCCTCGCAAAGCTGCAAAAGCTTTTGACGCCGTTAATAATGCCAAACTTGCTCTTGGTGAAGCTCCTAAATATAAAAACTGATTTTCTCTTGTATTGATGATAATTTTAGCGATATACTCAATCAATTGAGACTCAACGATAATTTCTTTTACTAATTTCTGGTAATTATTGAGCTGTTGTGCTGTAATCACTTTGTTTACCGCTTCAGTCTTATCTACCAATCTGTTATCATGCTGATTTTTGATAATCGCAATTTCCTGTTCAAGATTCGGATAACCTACATTGATCTTAAATAAAAATCGGTCAAGTTGCGCTTCAGGAAGTCTATACGTTCCTTCGTGCTCGATTGGATTTTGGGTAGCGATTACAAGAAAAGGCTCATCCATTTCGTAACGGGTTCCGTCAATTGTGATTTGTTTTTCTTCCATTACTTCAAACAAAGCTGCCTGCGTTTTTGCCGGAGAACGGTTGATCTCATCAATCAGGATAAAGCTTGAGAAAATAGGCCCTTTTTTAAACTCAAATTCAGAATTTTTCATACTGAAAATTGAGGTTCCTAAAATATCTGAAGGCATTAAATCCGGTGTAAACTGTATTCTGCTGAAATCTACATCAATCGTTTTTGCCAATAATTTTGCCGTAATAGTTTTTGCAACTCCCGGAACTCCTTCAATCAAAACGTGCCCGTTGGAAAGTAAAGCTGCCAAAAGATGTTCGACCATATTTTCTTGCCCAACGATTACTTTTGCAATCTCAGTTTTTACTTTATGTAAGCTTTCACGAAGCTCAATCATATCAATTCTTGATTGAAATTCGCCCTGATCTTTTTGTTCTTTATTTAAATTGATAGAATTTTGATTTTCTAAATTCTGATCATTATAATTTTCCATATTGTTTTGTTTTTATTGTTTTTGAATACTTTGACGTTTCGCTCCTATGGAGCTCAATCTCATTTATATATTCTATTCTACAAAGGTCAGACTCCTACGGAGTCTTTTCTATTTTAAACATATTTAGATTTTTAAATTTATCTAAAATCGGCGAACTCCGGAGGAGTCCAACCTTTGTAGCGGGTTTTATGTTGTAATTAGCGGAGCTCCGGAGGAGTGACAGCTTTAATCATCATAAAATTCAAAAACGTATTCATTTTTATAATCAATTTCAAATTTTGTCAAAAACTCAATATATTCTTCTTTAAAAGATTGCTTTTCGTGATGCTTTTTCTGATTCAAAATATACTTCACTACAGAATCAATTTGGCTTTTTGAATAGGAAAATGCACCATAACCTTCCTGCCAATGAAATTTTCCTGGAAACCAATTTTCTTCATTAATGAGTTTCGAAGAATTAGATTTAATATCTCTCACAAGATTAGGAATAAGAATATTCAAATCATTATAACCAATTAAAATATGGATATGATCCGGATTTGCATAAATCGCTAAAAGCTTTTGATGATTATTCTGGATAATTCCTGTAATATATTTTTCCAAACGCTCCCGAAACTCTTCACGAATTTGTTTCTCTCTGCCTTTTACTGCAAAAATTAGCTGAATGAAAATTTGTGAATAGGTATTCGCCATTATTAAAAGTTTTAATATTTTAAATTGTTTTTTGGTTTCACTCCTACGGAGCTCTTTTCATATCTCTACATTTTTTTCTACAAAGGTTAGACTCCTACGGAGCCTTTTTCTATTCTAAATATATTTATATTTTTAAATTTATCTAAACTGCAAACTCTGGAGGAAATCAACCTTTGTAGCAAATGCTACACAATAAGCGAAGCTCCGTAGGAGCGGCACCTTTAACCATCATAAAATTCAAAAACATATTCATTTTTATAACCAAATTCTCTAAGAAACTCAATTTAGGTTTCGCTCCTACGGAGCTCCTTTTTTATCGTTTATATGTTGCTACAAAGGTCAAACTCCTACGGAGCCTTCCTAACTCTTCTAATTATTTCAAAATCTCATCCAAAAGACTGTTTATTCTTGCTAAATCTTCTTTCATTACACTTGCATAAGGATCTTGTGCTTTTTTAATAAGAATAATTACTTCATTAACCATTTCTACAGACTTTCCGGTTTTTAGCTGGAGCTTTTTCGCAAATTCATCATCTAAATTTTGTGTATCAATTAAAAGATCAATTCTTACCTTATTTAAAAAATACTGTGCTTTTTTAGCCATCATATCATGGAAGTCGCCTTCCTGCATATAAAGATTTCCTATACTTTTTACAAATTCTGCGGAAGTATTTTTGAATGGTTCAATGATTGGAACGATTCGCTGTTTTCTTTTTACATTAAAGAATATAAATAAAATCAATCCTCCTAAAAACACCCACCACGCATATTTCAAAGCTGGATTAGAAAGAATAAAACGTAATAATGAACTCGATTCTTTTGTATTACTTTCTACAAACCATAACGTTTCTCTGTCATTTAGATATGAAAAAACACTTTGTGCATATTTTACGTTTCCTGATTGTAAAAGATAATAATTCGTTAAAAAAAGTGGCTCACAATGCACATAAATTGTTCCTTTTCCAAATGGTGTTTTAATGAAATTTGCCTGATCATCATTATTTTCTTCAACTGTTTTTCCTAAAACCTGAACATTAGGTTTAATGTAAGAAAAACCTCTTCCCGATGGGAATTTATCTAATTTAATAAAATCATTCTGATATTTTTTGTCGGTCAGTTTCAGAACATTTTGGTCTTCATAAGAAATTTTAGAACCATAAAATCCAATTGTATCTGAAATATTTTTCGGAAGTCGGTTGGCAATAATCATCGCATCAGAACCTTTAGAAACCTCATCTAAAATCTTCGACCATGATTCCTGATCAATTTCGCTTTCTACGATGAGAATATTATGTGGTTTTTTTTCTTTTTCGGTATAGTAATCGTAAGGTGCAACATCAATTTTTGTGAGATTATTTTTAAATAAATCTTTTGCTTCTTTATTAAAAACAAAGAGCCCGAAAGGAGATTTTTTGTTGACATCAAAATTTTTCCGCCAGTCTGTAACTTCCTTTTTATTCACTTCAAACAATGCCAAAATCACCATGATAATGATGAAAATAACAGCATATATTTTGAACGTTTTATTCATTGTAAAGAAGGTTAATTAAAGTTTAAAACTGTGAAACTGATTTTTAAATTTACCATAACTCTGCTCATCAATACTGAATTCTCCGTACCAAACATAATCGAAAATATAGGAAAGATTATAAAATTCATTTTTAAGATGTGTAGCTTTTAATTCAGCAACGTAATCTTTATTTGTTTTTTCGGGATTCCAAATGATGAGTTTTTTATCACTTAATTTTTTAAGAATAAACAAAAACTGATATCGAACTGCAGAACGGTAATCTCCCTCATTTTCAAATTTGGTAATACTTTGTGGGAAATTGATTTCATGAATATTTTCATGAAGTTCTTCTTCATTGATTTCTAATTTTTTATTCTTTTTACCGAAAAATAAACTTCCGTTGGTTCCAATTAAATATTTAACGATAAAATAAAGTAGAAATCCCACCACGATGATGGCAAAAAGACGGATTACAACACTCGTAATCTGCGAAGAAGTTTCTAAACTGGTATCACCAAAAATACTTTGCAATAATTTGGCTAATTTCCTTTGAAGCTTATCAAAAAAAGATTCTCTTGGTTTTGAAGTCGAATAATCAAACTCGTTCCCGTTATATCTTGAAGGAAGATTTTCTTTAAACTTCTTTGGAAAAAC is drawn from Chryseobacterium muglaense and contains these coding sequences:
- a CDS encoding T9SS type A sorting domain-containing protein → MKRKLQSVFLMASIAMSFNQIKAQEYQAIPIQSGFNADVIANGVGTALSSTNNDVDGVSYAFVSRDFQLTSTGTALTYGLPINRIINTAVASTNGLSYQLADYSGNNSLRLTSTTTSGTLTFATPTPAINLYMLATGGSGATTVDAVVNFSDTTTQAFTGISISDWYSGSNYAIQGIGRINLNNNNLESGNGTNPRLYQIPLAISTANQSKNITSVTITKMGTGGLPNIFAFSADVYNSCQPPTNITSVTTPTSATLSWVAPSSAPSSGYEYYYSTSPTAPTATTPPTGSVAAGVTSALLNSLTTGQTYYFWVRSNCGSAKGFWKMKEFIPGQVSATFTSNDINTAFVSNEPTVSSTSSCSGTLSLTIPSGYKIASTKVNYTMTAQAGAYMSEQKSLLICTTNNSTESTISSASGSSGGTFTYERTGLNLANNLVGTVDFQLHAWRTWGNEGLGCDASYNKVNNGTWTVTVTLAPLNLSINEAKAEKKNLISPNPFSQAINIKNSEKVKQVVVTDVSGRNIKSINNPSSSIYLGDLKSGLYILNMTMTDGTVENVKIIKK
- a CDS encoding OsmC family protein, producing the protein MKITLNRINDDFLFECTNAQGNSILLDNTSQPGAKGVSPMESVLMAVAGCSGIDVVSILKKQRQEITGFKAEVEGERIPVDDAKPFKSITVKFFLEGNIDPKKALKASELSFEKYCSVSKTLEPNVEVKFEVFVNGEQV
- a CDS encoding DUF58 domain-containing protein; translated protein: MKNLYINTRFFFALICVGMLYVLAFFFPFFMILGHGLLLLIFLTAFVDYLLVFRQKDAVLAQRVLPEKLSNGDENAVKIDIKNNYSFKINVKVIDEIPFQFQKRDFLIRKEIQSGKNILFQYFLEPKERGEYNFGALNVYASSPIGFISKRFVFQKDTSLASYPSFIHLRKYELMALQNEFLLGGIKKIRKLGHTMEFEQIKEYVPGDDVRTINWKATSKTNRLMVNQFQDEKSQRIFMLIDKGRTMKMPFNGLSLLDYSINATMALSHIILKKGDRAGMMTFSKKAENKVAAENKSGQLRKISEALYNIKTDFFESDFNRLYQDVKYSINQRSLVLLFTNFETLDGLNRQMKYLRGIAKNHLLVVVFFKNTEIQKLIHTHPESMQGIYDEIIAEKFEFEKKLIIQELRKYGIYSVYTLPENLNVDVINKYLEIKARGIL
- a CDS encoding four helix bundle protein, with the protein product MANFKELLVWQKSINFVTEIYELTNGFPKSEMYGLTSQIRRASISIPSNIAEGNSRRSVADYLQFLKISRGSSAEVETQLIIAQNLKFLNEEHYLKLNQDIIEISKMLNGLINSLK
- a CDS encoding AAA family ATPase, coding for MENYNDQNLENQNSINLNKEQKDQGEFQSRIDMIELRESLHKVKTEIAKVIVGQENMVEHLLAALLSNGHVLIEGVPGVAKTITAKLLAKTIDVDFSRIQFTPDLMPSDILGTSIFSMKNSEFEFKKGPIFSSFILIDEINRSPAKTQAALFEVMEEKQITIDGTRYEMDEPFLVIATQNPIEHEGTYRLPEAQLDRFLFKINVGYPNLEQEIAIIKNQHDNRLVDKTEAVNKVITAQQLNNYQKLVKEIIVESQLIEYIAKIIINTRENQFLYLGASPRASLALLTASKAFAALRGRDFVTPEDIKEASYAVLRHRVIVSPEREMEGLTADEIIRQILEGIEIPR
- the tnpA gene encoding IS200/IS605 family transposase, which translates into the protein MANTYSQIFIQLIFAVKGREKQIREEFRERLEKYITGIIQNNHQKLLAIYANPDHIHILIGYNDLNILIPNLVRDIKSNSSKLINEENWFPGKFHWQEGYGAFSYSKSQIDSVVKYILNQKKHHEKQSFKEEYIEFLTKFEIDYKNEYVFEFYDD
- a CDS encoding DUF4350 domain-containing protein, encoding MNKTFKIYAVIFIIIMVILALFEVNKKEVTDWRKNFDVNKKSPFGLFVFNKEAKDLFKNNLTKIDVAPYDYYTEKEKKPHNILIVESEIDQESWSKILDEVSKGSDAMIIANRLPKNISDTIGFYGSKISYEDQNVLKLTDKKYQNDFIKLDKFPSGRGFSYIKPNVQVLGKTVEENNDDQANFIKTPFGKGTIYVHCEPLFLTNYYLLQSGNVKYAQSVFSYLNDRETLWFVESNTKESSSLLRFILSNPALKYAWWVFLGGLILFIFFNVKRKQRIVPIIEPFKNTSAEFVKSIGNLYMQEGDFHDMMAKKAQYFLNKVRIDLLIDTQNLDDEFAKKLQLKTGKSVEMVNEVIILIKKAQDPYASVMKEDLARINSLLDEILK
- a CDS encoding DUF4129 domain-containing protein; this encodes MNKFLFFLLIFLNLGVLKSQEYEDDDFSEVYIEDSVVTSHYKNMYVADSVLKANPQTENTVFPKKFKENLPSRYNGNEFDYSTSKPRESFFDKLQRKLAKLLQSIFGDTSLETSSQITSVVIRLFAIIVVGFLLYFIVKYLIGTNGSLFFGKKNKKLEINEEELHENIHEINFPQSITKFENEGDYRSAVRYQFLFILKKLSDKKLIIWNPEKTNKDYVAELKATHLKNEFYNLSYIFDYVWYGEFSIDEQSYGKFKNQFHSFKL